TCTGGGTTGGATGGGTCGTAGGGGTAGTCGTTGGCAATTGTGGAGTGGAGAGACCATTGGGGTTGATGTTTGGCCACCCAGTCGGTGAACGCGCGGTGATGGACGTGTTTGTAGTGCCACTCCTTGGTTATGTTGCTGGAGTAGACGACTACGAAGCGGCTGCCGGAGGCGAAGAGTTTACGCATGTAGTCGTCGAAGACGTGATCCTCGACGAGGTGGTAGATGACGTCGAGTGAGAGAGCGAGGTCCGCCTTAGTGCCTGCGGGGAGGAGACTGGCTTCGAAGAAGCGTTTGCTGGGGTCGTTGGCGAAGAGGGAGCGGCAGATTTCGATGGCTTTGGGGGAGACATCGACGCCGGTGTAGGCCGGGTAACTGGCAAGTTTGAGCTGCGCGCCGTCGCCCGAGCCGTGCTCGATGACGGAGGCGATGTGGTGCTGCTGGACGAAGGTGTTAAGGAAGTTGGCCTTGAAGTGGGCGAGGCGGTTGTAGCTGCCCGGGCCTGAGTCGCCACCTTTGCGGTAGCGTCGCTCCCAGTAGTCAACCGAGTTTCTGAAGTGTGCTCGGCGAAGTTGAACGAGGCCTGGACCAATCAGTGGGACGTTCTTGAGAAAGGATTTAACACTTGCGATCATTTAGTCACCATCATCCTGGGGAGTTGGGAGGAATAGTTGGCTATATGGTACTGCCACATTCGATGCATTAAGGGAAGATCGGTTGGCCGATTTAAGCACTTTTAATCATGAATATTTGATTGCTAAGTGTTGACCTTCTTGAGTTTGTCGTAGTCCCTCCCTGAGAAGCATTATGGCACAGGAGTTGTTTGATCACCTCAAACGATTTAACCTTTGCGGTCTTCGGGAAGGGGGCTGCATCCAATGAGGGCGAGGTACGGAATGCTGCAAGGATTCGCGAAGGGTGCGGGGTTGGCGACGGTGGGGTTGGCGCTGATGGCGGGGCAGGGTTGCAAGAAGAAACAGGCTCCGGCTGCTGTGCAGCCTGTGGTTCGGACGGTGCCCCGGGCGGCACAACCGGGCTTTCCTGATGATCCGCCGCCAGTGCCTGTGGTCGCCGATAGAGGCACACATCACCCGGTGCGGCGGGCGGCTGCGCCTGCTTTGGCGCCGGCTCGGCCACCGGCGGTTGATCCGAATGCTCTGGCTGAGGCGCAAAGACAGCGGGATGCGAGTCTGTTGCAGAGGCAGCAGGCGGCTTCGCAGCGGCAGCAGCAGGAGCTGAACGGGGTGGTCGAGCGGAGCGCGAAGATTCGGCAGGCTCAGCAGGATGAGCCGCGGATTCAGGAGGCTCCGGAGGCTCCGATCGATCGTCCGCTGCCGGGGGTGCCTGGCCAGCGGATCCAGGATAATCCCGCGCGGATGCCTGAGGCCGAGCCGGAGCAGCCGGCGCCTTCGGATGGGGAGTCTGCGCCGGACGGTACGAATTCTGCTCAGCCGCAGCCACTGCCACCGCAGAGCTAATGGGAGGGTGGATTCTCTCCCTTCCATTGGAATGCTGTTCTGCCGCCACAATATCTGAGGCTCTGAGACGTCATTACAGTAGCGCACCCTGGGGTGGCGTGAGATCGTGACCGATCTGGCAGGCAGGCCCGCACAGGTGCGACTCGAGCGCGTAGACGCAGGTGAGCTTTATGGCAAGTTTTCAAGGCGAGGCGTTGCAGTCAGCAAGCAAGCCTGATTCAGATTGCAGATTCGAGCCGGGCGTCATGGTGCCGGTAATCGATCCCATGCGCTGCGAAGCGAAGGGACCATGCGTTCCCATTTGTCCTTACGATGTTCTCGTTATCCGCACCGTCACGCCTGAGGAGAAGGCTGGGCTTCCTTGGGTCGGGAGGTTCAAGTTGCTGGTGCATGGCGGCAAGCAGGCGTTCGTTCTCGTCCCTGAAGCTTGCCGGGGATGCGGCTTGTGCGTCACAGCCTGCCCAGAGAAGGCGATTACACTTCAGAAGCTGCAACTGCGACGCTGACTGCGCCGAAGTGCGGCTTTCCGGTTGGTCCAATGCATGGCAGATTGATGTCTGTGGGCGGAGGCAACTTCGTCAATGGGCCGAGATGAGGAGGATGTGGGCTGGTTCGGCGGGGGTGGCGGGGGCGATCTCGAAGGGCTGGTTGGGGGCGATGGCGACTACGGTGCCCAGTGAGATCTTTGTGGGGTGGCTGTTGTGGAGGATGGTCGTAGGGGAGAGGGTTACTACGAGGGATCGGTCTGGCGAGGGTGGGACTGCGCAGGGAGCAGAGGTAGCGCAGACGACTCTGCGGACGGAGAGGCC
The nucleotide sequence above comes from Tunturibacter empetritectus. Encoded proteins:
- a CDS encoding class I SAM-dependent methyltransferase; translated protein: MIASVKSFLKNVPLIGPGLVQLRRAHFRNSVDYWERRYRKGGDSGPGSYNRLAHFKANFLNTFVQQHHIASVIEHGSGDGAQLKLASYPAYTGVDVSPKAIEICRSLFANDPSKRFFEASLLPAGTKADLALSLDVIYHLVEDHVFDDYMRKLFASGSRFVVVYSSNITKEWHYKHVHHRAFTDWVAKHQPQWSLHSTIANDYPYDPSNPDDTSFSDFYVYATTH
- a CDS encoding 4Fe-4S dicluster domain-containing protein codes for the protein MASFQGEALQSASKPDSDCRFEPGVMVPVIDPMRCEAKGPCVPICPYDVLVIRTVTPEEKAGLPWVGRFKLLVHGGKQAFVLVPEACRGCGLCVTACPEKAITLQKLQLRR